Part of the Planctomycetota bacterium genome is shown below.
CGGCGTCGTTGACGTATGCCGTCGCCGCCAGCATCCGGCGCGGTTCGAGTACTTCTTGCATCTGTCCCATCATCTGGCAGACGACACCGACGACGCAATGTTTCACGTCCCCGTTGGGCGGCGACCAGCGGGAGCTTCCGGCGTCGCATCAGCAGGCGACTGCGCTGCAGCGGCAAAGTAGTTACGTGCTGGCGGGCTGCTTGGCGAAGCGTTGCTCGAACTTGGTGAGCATCTTCTCGGCGATGCCGCTCCAGGCGAACTCTTTGCGGGCCCACTTGGGGCCGAGCTCGCGGAGGCGGTCGGCGACTTCGCTGTAGCGCAGGGGCATCGAGAGTTGGGTGGCGAACTCGCCAGGGATCTTGGGGTCGGCGAAGAGGGCGTGGGTGCCGAACTTGACCTGTTCCATGAGCCCGCCGTGGGCGGTGATGACCGTCGGTGTGCCGCAGGCCATGGCCTCGACGGCGGTCATGCCGAAGGGCTCGTAGCGCGACGGCATCGCGAAGACGCCGGGGGCGCGGTAGATATCGGCCAGGTCCTCGTCGGAGGCGTAACCACGCCACTCAACGCGCTCGTGAACGCCGAGCCGCGCGGCCAGTTGCTTCAGCGCGTTGATCTGTTTCTCGTCCTGCTCGGTCTCGGCTCCGACGTACATGAGCAGCCGCGCGTCACGCACGGTCTCCAGCACCATCGGGAACGCTTCGATGAGCAGGTCGTTGCCCTTGTTTCGCGCCATCCGGCCGAGCGTGAGAATGTCGTGGGCGCGGATGTCGTGCTTCTCACGGATCGCTTCGACGTGCTCCATCGGCATCGGGTAGAAGCGGGCATCATCGAGCCCGGCCGGCAGGACCGTGGTCTTCTCTTCGGGCAGGTCGTACCAGTCGATCATGCGGTCCGACTGCGGCGCGGTGGTCGCGATGAGAAAGTCGGCCGCGGCGTACATCTTCGACTCGGCTTCGATCCGCTCGGCGAAGCGGTACACGCTCGTGTCGGCATCGGGCATGTCGCGCGACATCAGCTCCTTCTTCCACTTGCCCAGCGAGTGGGGCGTATGCACGTGCGGGATGCCGAGCTTCTCCGCGACCGCCTGGGCCCCGACGCCGGCGTCCCAGTAGTGGCTGCTCATCAGCGCGTAAGACAAGCTCTCCTCGTCGATCTTCTTGAGGAAGTTGTCGATGAACTCGGGGAGGATGTCGTGGAAGTTTTCCTTGACGATGAACTCGTCGCCGCCGAAGGGGATGCGCAGCACGCGGAGGTTCTCGCCCATGTCGTCGACTTCGGGCTGGCCCTCGAACTGTCGGGTGATGACGTCGACCTGGCAG
Proteins encoded:
- a CDS encoding glycosyltransferase, with the protein product MPSEQHERRDNEERRSQQDRRGQFTLCKNGRIAMVSTHGYVSAEPQFGKPDTGGQVVYVLEVAKAMRDLGCQVDVITRQFEGQPEVDDMGENLRVLRIPFGGDEFIVKENFHDILPEFIDNFLKKIDEESLSYALMSSHYWDAGVGAQAVAEKLGIPHVHTPHSLGKWKKELMSRDMPDADTSVYRFAERIEAESKMYAAADFLIATTAPQSDRMIDWYDLPEEKTTVLPAGLDDARFYPMPMEHVEAIREKHDIRAHDILTLGRMARNKGNDLLIEAFPMVLETVRDARLLMYVGAETEQDEKQINALKQLAARLGVHERVEWRGYASDEDLADIYRAPGVFAMPSRYEPFGMTAVEAMACGTPTVITAHGGLMEQVKFGTHALFADPKIPGEFATQLSMPLRYSEVADRLRELGPKWARKEFAWSGIAEKMLTKFEQRFAKQPAST